A DNA window from Camelina sativa cultivar DH55 chromosome 13, Cs, whole genome shotgun sequence contains the following coding sequences:
- the LOC104738488 gene encoding uncharacterized protein LOC104738488, translating into MKEKIEEFQAIPVYKQTLFFQGKVLQDPLHYFECRIPENSRLFLSISPCHNPNHNSNDLVPQTEQSPSNPIHGFVHNQHLPVMMSNKYQVPGRIQKVMARRIDNGSSRPSYSLDELLGPQDLPPVTVGSTKNRYQKVVQPEQCSSSDSVREVINIPDSPVRSKTIPSIKLTVFVKPFEETRMIPVEVNAGDHVEELMRELVKMKERGELNLPLEWYYFILRGRILLETKSFMWNHVADGDTIELKLFAASSYFV; encoded by the coding sequence ATGAAAGAGAAGATCGAGGAGTTTCAAGCGATCCCTGTTTACAAACAAACCCTTTTCTTCCAAGGCAAGGTTCTTCAAGACCCTCTTCATTACTTTGAATGCCGTATCCCAGAAAACTCtcgtctctttctctccatCTCTCCTTGCCACAACCCTAATCATAACAGCAACGATCTAGTGCCTCAAACCGAGCAATCTCCATCAAATCCAATTCATGGGTTCGTTCACAATCAACATTTGCCTGTTATGATGAGCAACAAATATCAAGTGCCTGGGAGAATCCAAAAGGTCATGGCGAGGAGGATCGACAACGGGTCATCACGACCGTCGTATTCACTTGATGAGTTACTTGGCCCTCAAGATTTACCGCCTGTGACGGTTGGTAGCACAAAAAACAGGTATCAAAAAGTGGTTCAACCGGAGCAATGTTCATCGTCAGACTCAGTCAGAGAGGTCATCAACATTCCAGATTCGCCTGTGAGGAGCAAGACCATCCCATCGATAAAGCTGACAGTATTTGTGAAGCCATTTGAAGAGACCAGGATGATTCCAGTGGAGGTTAATGCAGGTGATCACGTTGAAGAACTGATGAGAGAGCTGGTTAAGATGAAAGAGAGGGGTGAGTTAAATCTGCCTCTCGAATGGTATTACTTTATACTCAGAGGGCGAATACTGTTGGAAACTAAGTCATTCATGTGGAACCATGTTGCTGACGGCGATACAATTGAGCTTAAACTCTTTGCAGCCTCCTCTTACTTTGTATAG